The following coding sequences lie in one Carassius carassius chromosome 1, fCarCar2.1, whole genome shotgun sequence genomic window:
- the rprml gene encoding reprimo-like protein yields MNGTFFNHTAFTHGVLLNRSQELAGTLVDCCTGNGSEVTASDGGGSLDLAQDERKLFVTRVVQIAVLCVLSLTVMFGIFFLGCNLMIKSESMINFLVKDRRPSKDVEAVMIGLS; encoded by the coding sequence ATGAACGGAACGTTTTTTAACCACACGGCGTTTACGCACGGCGTTCTGCTCAACCGCAGTCAAGAGCTGGCTGGGACACTAGTTGATTGCTGCACGGGGAACGGGAGCGAGGTGACCGCGAGCGACGGCGGCGGGTCTTTAGATCTCGCTCAGGACGAGCGCAAGCTGTTCGTTACGCGCGTGGTGCAAATCGCGGTGCTGTGCGTTCTTTCGCTCACGGTGATGTTCGGCATCTTCTTTCTCGGTTGCAACCTCATGATCAAGTCCGAAAGTATGATCAACTTCCTGGTCAAGGACCGGAGACCATCCAAAGACGTGGAGGCGGTGATGATCGGGCTGAGTTAG